The Borrelia hispanica CRI genome has a window encoding:
- a CDS encoding S1C family serine protease codes for MHRKIFIVIMLIFSCNTIRDIDDKQIYYVPSESISKHIEDNNFEFALSSYYNLKNNGFEMEQSILDLRDKALSGIQNEYLNFCKSKDYERALFKLETLNLFGIMLNESKEQLILKHLESLRHKDPMLASFFAKYYLFDNNFDFLRNFVIHEKSPSKNVLLDTSVLTVWVDMGTKILNGNRVPNIALGSSFVIDNLKGYALTNYHVISSQVNSDYNGVSNLYVKLPRGKGEKLPAEVISYSKEMDLALIKVSFKLEHQFNLDYSSNINIGDRIYAMGSPLGFEKTITSGIISGKNRNLLSVGDSYQIDAAINQGNSGGPVINENGGFVGLTFAGFVYSQGLNFVIPSKWVLKVLPFMYRGGVLKNNWLGFTFSESLNNLEISYVVPNSPADIGGLRSGDSILSVNSLKFDSLRELQYYILQKKSMVSVKYKRNNKEYESYLYPQARPENIVESIINRDSFKNVVGAFLGLNLSFVAGKEYRVVKVFANGLGDELNFRTNDEIFIYDFKYIKDKRVFVLLLYVKRLFSGYLGAPLQLIIPFDSIIFV; via the coding sequence ATGCATAGAAAAATTTTTATTGTCATTATGTTAATTTTTTCATGCAACACAATAAGAGATATAGATGACAAACAAATTTATTATGTTCCATCTGAAAGTATAAGTAAGCATATTGAGGACAATAATTTTGAATTTGCTCTTTCAAGTTATTATAATCTAAAAAATAATGGTTTTGAAATGGAGCAGAGTATTTTGGATTTAAGAGATAAAGCTTTATCTGGAATTCAAAATGAATATTTAAATTTTTGCAAATCTAAAGATTATGAGAGAGCATTATTTAAGCTTGAAACTTTAAATTTGTTTGGTATTATGCTTAATGAAAGCAAAGAACAATTAATTTTAAAACATCTTGAGAGTTTGAGGCACAAGGATCCCATGCTTGCAAGTTTTTTTGCAAAATATTATTTGTTTGATAATAATTTTGATTTTTTGCGAAATTTTGTTATTCATGAGAAATCTCCTTCAAAAAATGTTTTGCTCGACACATCTGTGTTAACAGTTTGGGTAGATATGGGCACTAAGATTTTAAATGGTAATAGAGTACCAAATATTGCTCTAGGGTCTTCTTTTGTTATTGATAATCTTAAGGGATATGCTTTGACCAATTATCATGTAATTAGTTCTCAGGTTAATAGTGATTATAATGGAGTTTCCAATCTTTATGTTAAACTTCCAAGAGGCAAGGGTGAAAAGCTTCCAGCAGAAGTTATTTCTTATTCAAAGGAGATGGATCTTGCATTAATTAAGGTTTCTTTTAAATTAGAGCATCAATTTAATTTGGATTATTCTTCAAATATTAATATTGGAGACAGGATTTATGCTATGGGTTCTCCTTTGGGATTTGAGAAGACTATTACTTCAGGAATAATTTCTGGTAAGAATAGAAACCTGTTGTCTGTGGGTGATTCTTATCAAATTGATGCTGCCATTAATCAGGGAAATTCTGGTGGACCTGTCATCAATGAGAATGGAGGTTTTGTTGGCCTTACATTTGCTGGATTTGTATATTCTCAAGGTCTTAATTTTGTAATACCTTCAAAATGGGTTTTAAAGGTATTGCCCTTTATGTATAGAGGTGGTGTTTTAAAAAATAATTGGTTAGGTTTTACTTTTTCAGAAAGTTTAAATAATTTGGAAATATCATATGTAGTTCCTAATTCGCCCGCAGATATTGGTGGACTTAGAAGTGGAGATTCTATTTTAAGTGTTAATTCTTTGAAATTTGATAGTTTAAGAGAATTGCAATATTATATCTTGCAAAAAAAGTCTATGGTAAGTGTTAAATATAAAAGGAATAATAAGGAATACGAGAGTTATTTATATCCACAAGCTCGACCCGAAAATATTGTTGAGAGTATCATTAATAGAGATTCTTTTAAAAATGTGGTGGGAGCTTTTTTAGGTTTAAATTTAAGTTTTGTTGCTGGAAAAGAGTATAGGGTTGTAAAGGTTTTTGCAAATGGTCTTGGTGATGAATTGAATTTTAGGACTAATGATGAAATTTTTATTTATGATTTTAAATATATTAAGGATAAGAGAGTATTTGTATTATTACTTTATGTTAAAAGATTGTTTTCTGGATATTTAGGAGCTCCTTTGCAGCTTATTATTCCTTTTGATTCTATTATATTTGTATAA
- the spoVG gene encoding septation regulator SpoVG, translating to MNITNVRIRRVDNKDSSSKLLAYVTVTFDDCLVLHNIRVIRGQKGVFIVMPNRRTKVGEYKDIVHPINQSFREILQSAIFKEYVKENPANFELELV from the coding sequence GTGAATATTACAAATGTAAGAATTAGGAGAGTTGATAATAAAGATTCCAGTTCGAAGCTATTAGCATATGTTACAGTTACTTTTGATGATTGCTTAGTTTTACATAATATCAGAGTTATTAGGGGGCAAAAAGGCGTGTTTATTGTTATGCCTAATAGGAGAACTAAAGTTGGAGAGTATAAAGATATTGTGCATCCTATTAATCAAAGTTTTAGAGAGATTTTGCAAAGTGCTATTTTTAAAGAATATGTCAAAGAAAACCCTGCAAATTTTGAACTTGAATTAGTCTAG
- the tmk gene encoding dTMP kinase gives MTKILKNFYCIEGIDGSGKTSIIQKLQKICNNKIKYHFTKEPSTGIIGKLIRKQLTNFKNPLRKVSLAHLYVADRYEHLYNVQNGIIAILNKNHTKVISDRYLFSSIAYQGELGYKLNKDFPLPEKLFFIKTDPNIAFKRIQKNRIQADLFEFEEAKFKEINSRYMEMFQIFDQLIDIVYIENSNEHDLEVSARKIFDLIKF, from the coding sequence GTGACTAAGATCCTAAAAAATTTTTATTGTATAGAAGGAATTGATGGAAGCGGCAAAACAAGTATAATCCAAAAATTACAAAAAATCTGTAATAATAAAATTAAATACCATTTTACAAAAGAACCATCAACAGGAATAATTGGTAAACTCATCAGAAAACAACTGACCAACTTTAAAAATCCCTTACGAAAAGTATCATTAGCACATTTATATGTTGCAGATAGATATGAACATTTATATAATGTACAAAATGGAATAATAGCAATACTAAATAAGAATCACACAAAAGTAATAAGCGATAGATATTTATTTTCATCTATAGCATATCAAGGAGAATTAGGGTATAAACTAAATAAAGATTTTCCATTACCTGAAAAACTTTTTTTTATAAAAACAGACCCCAATATAGCATTTAAACGTATTCAAAAAAATAGAATACAAGCGGATCTTTTTGAATTTGAAGAAGCTAAATTCAAAGAAATAAATTCTAGATATATGGAAATGTTTCAAATTTTTGATCAATTAATTGATATTGTATATATTGAAAACTCAAATGAACACGATCTTGAAGTAAGTGCAAGGAAAATTTTTGATTTAATAAAATTTTAA
- a CDS encoding thymidine kinase: MGFYLNLVNGDTRSKLDNIVSISHFNFKDDLNLMLIIGPMGSGKTEYAAKIYKDSLIVKNKSSEILTSITRGLRNRANVFFIRNILDKKRFKNYPENVIPYRGGGSDKIDGVDFASDSFDVGQLIDKNPEYGTFIIDETCFYDERLVFIVNKIALDLNVLFILPTLLYNFRKEIFNNTARLLIEYADKICSLGAYCEHINCMDESFLTYRYYFYEGKEIAAPYFDPLLIVGGDEIVESAIYPNYATRCSKHHYLVGREYFFTILKPFALLYIQGDKKFLEREIVDLKSNIVNSNFQKSLLIEVGEKYDITILENVLKLPFLAERALITLSFEYNILSKEDFKEIVDRFSLSKDYIQKVIVSREYKGIF, from the coding sequence ATGGGCTTTTATTTAAATTTAGTTAATGGCGATACTCGTTCTAAGCTTGATAATATTGTTTCTATTAGTCATTTTAATTTTAAAGACGATTTAAATCTAATGCTTATTATTGGTCCTATGGGTAGTGGTAAGACAGAATATGCTGCTAAAATTTATAAAGATTCTCTTATTGTTAAAAATAAATCTTCTGAAATTTTAACTTCTATCACAAGGGGTCTTAGAAATAGAGCCAATGTATTTTTTATTAGAAATATTCTTGATAAAAAAAGATTTAAGAATTATCCTGAGAATGTTATTCCTTATAGAGGCGGTGGGAGCGATAAGATTGATGGTGTTGATTTTGCTAGTGATTCTTTTGATGTAGGACAATTGATAGATAAAAATCCTGAATATGGAACTTTTATTATTGATGAGACTTGTTTTTATGATGAGCGGTTGGTATTTATTGTAAATAAAATAGCTTTAGATTTGAATGTATTATTTATACTTCCTACTTTACTTTATAATTTTAGAAAGGAAATATTTAATAACACGGCTAGACTTTTAATAGAGTATGCAGATAAAATTTGTAGTCTTGGGGCTTATTGTGAACATATTAATTGTATGGATGAATCTTTTTTAACATACAGATATTATTTTTATGAAGGTAAAGAAATAGCCGCACCTTATTTTGATCCTTTATTAATTGTTGGCGGTGATGAGATTGTTGAATCTGCTATTTATCCAAATTATGCTACAAGATGTTCTAAACATCATTATCTTGTTGGGAGAGAATATTTTTTTACTATTCTTAAACCTTTTGCATTATTGTATATTCAGGGTGATAAAAAATTTCTAGAGAGAGAAATTGTTGATTTAAAGAGTAATATTGTAAATTCAAATTTTCAAAAGTCTCTTTTAATTGAGGTTGGAGAAAAATATGATATTACTATTTTAGAAAATGTGTTAAAATTGCCTTTTTTGGCGGAAAGAGCCTTGATTACACTTTCGTTTGAGTATAATATCTTAAGTAAAGAAGATTTTAAGGAAATTGTTGATAGATTTTCACTTAGTAAAGATTATATTCAAAAAGTCATTGTTTCAAGAGAGTATAAGGGGATTTTTTAA
- a CDS encoding LCP family protein, with product MRRELFFLVLIILIILGIVIFFVDISKREQIYFELNTKSNISFLFLVEDDNENLLSMQEVFINIKTGNVGFLDIPIYTGYEDFKGNISWFEALYKKNNFTEFLFKVSKQLNHEPDYYIRFKKDNFVRFVDYLGGVRFLVKNPVKVYNLVHSILIPSGNSVFDGDKVYDYLSYFRDIASYDERFEFYKEFFKKILIQFSDFQKEYDYFSKMYVMLDTNLSETVFKYILANYKINDEKLIFVNIKGQEETFKDDDDNLIKVIFPYYGGAVLKESIENLNRILIDGTKTEDVIKIIILNGTQTAGLARNVADIFKSLKFKVIRFGNADKHNYSHTVIINNSDNLEIAIKAGDVIRARNIKPISEFNMDILGLDISDMSPDVVIILGDDFDGRYVKSR from the coding sequence TTGAGGAGAGAATTATTTTTTTTAGTTCTAATCATTTTGATAATTCTTGGTATTGTAATTTTCTTTGTTGATATTTCTAAAAGAGAGCAAATATATTTTGAACTAAATACCAAAAGCAATATTAGCTTTTTATTCCTTGTAGAAGATGATAATGAAAATCTTTTAAGTATGCAAGAAGTTTTTATTAATATAAAGACAGGAAATGTTGGATTTTTGGATATTCCTATTTATACAGGTTATGAAGATTTTAAAGGAAATATTTCGTGGTTTGAGGCTTTGTATAAAAAAAATAATTTTACTGAATTTTTATTTAAAGTATCTAAACAATTGAATCATGAACCTGATTATTATATTCGTTTTAAAAAGGATAATTTTGTGAGGTTTGTTGATTATCTTGGTGGAGTTCGATTTCTTGTTAAAAATCCTGTTAAGGTATATAACTTGGTACACTCTATATTAATACCTTCTGGTAATTCTGTTTTTGATGGTGATAAAGTTTATGATTATTTAAGCTATTTCAGAGATATTGCTTCTTATGATGAACGATTTGAATTTTATAAAGAATTTTTTAAAAAAATTTTAATACAATTTTCTGATTTTCAAAAAGAATATGATTATTTTTCTAAAATGTATGTTATGTTAGATACTAATCTTTCTGAAACTGTATTTAAGTATATTCTTGCCAATTATAAAATAAATGATGAGAAGCTTATTTTTGTTAATATTAAGGGTCAAGAAGAAACATTTAAAGATGATGATGATAATTTAATAAAAGTTATTTTTCCTTATTATGGGGGAGCAGTTCTTAAGGAATCAATAGAAAATTTGAATAGGATTTTAATAGATGGAACTAAAACCGAGGATGTAATTAAAATTATTATTTTAAATGGCACGCAAACTGCTGGACTTGCAAGGAATGTAGCAGATATTTTTAAATCTTTAAAATTTAAGGTTATAAGATTTGGGAATGCAGATAAGCATAATTATTCTCATACTGTGATTATAAATAATTCTGATAATTTGGAGATTGCTATTAAGGCTGGAGATGTTATTAGGGCAAGAAATATCAAGCCAATCTCTGAGTTTAATATGGATATTTTGGGGCTTGATATCTCTGATATGAGTCCTGATGTTGTGATAATTTTGGGAGATGATTTTGATGGAAGATATGTTAAGAGTCGATGA
- the nadD gene encoding nicotinate (nicotinamide) nucleotide adenylyltransferase, with translation MRIAILGGTYNPVHIGHMFLAKEIEHFLNVDKILFIPTHKPVHKCVEDISVQDRVTMLKLAVQYEDNMFVDECDVIHGGVTYTIDTIACIRNKYANDDIYLIIGDDLFETFDSWKNPEKIIESVNLVVVHRIYSKRLSSRFRHIYVDNRVFPISSSEIRNRIERGLPVDYLLPFDVLRYIKSNNLYVKGR, from the coding sequence ATGAGAATAGCAATATTGGGTGGTACTTATAATCCTGTTCATATTGGACATATGTTTTTGGCAAAAGAAATAGAACATTTTTTAAATGTTGATAAAATCTTATTTATTCCTACTCATAAACCTGTTCATAAATGTGTTGAGGATATTAGTGTTCAAGATAGAGTAACAATGCTTAAATTGGCAGTACAATATGAAGATAATATGTTTGTTGATGAATGTGATGTGATACATGGTGGGGTAACTTATACTATTGATACTATTGCTTGTATTAGAAATAAATATGCTAATGATGATATATATTTGATCATTGGAGATGATCTTTTTGAAACTTTTGATTCATGGAAAAATCCGGAAAAAATAATTGAATCTGTTAATCTTGTGGTTGTTCATAGAATTTATAGCAAGAGATTGAGTAGTCGATTTAGACATATTTATGTTGATAATAGGGTATTTCCTATTTCGTCTTCAGAGATTAGAAATAGAATTGAACGAGGATTACCTGTGGATTATTTGCTTCCTTTTGATGTTTTGAGATATATTAAAAGTAATAATTTGTATGTTAAAGGTAGATAG
- a CDS encoding 50S ribosomal protein L25/general stress protein Ctc: MYSSRILRYEGRSRFGSSCARILRAKSEIPAVVYGKESDVLHIKINSNEFDKKFAKFTDNTVLLLNDGMVEKCVFIKDVSENLTKKFIYHIDFYEVDRTKEIERDISIKFVGASVGVKEGGTLSVLRNIVKVKALPLNLPEFVEVDLTPVKKGDQITLKDIVLSDNVKLSETDENLVVLFVK, translated from the coding sequence GTGTATAGTAGTAGGATTTTAAGGTATGAGGGTCGCTCTAGGTTTGGTTCATCATGTGCTCGTATTTTACGAGCAAAGTCCGAAATACCAGCTGTTGTTTATGGTAAAGAAAGTGATGTTTTGCATATAAAGATCAATAGTAATGAATTTGATAAAAAATTTGCTAAATTTACAGATAATACTGTTTTGCTTTTAAATGATGGTATGGTTGAAAAATGTGTTTTCATTAAAGATGTTAGTGAAAATCTTACAAAGAAATTTATTTATCATATTGATTTTTATGAAGTTGATAGAACTAAGGAAATTGAAAGGGATATATCAATTAAATTTGTAGGAGCTTCTGTTGGTGTTAAGGAAGGTGGTACCTTAAGTGTACTTCGTAATATAGTTAAAGTTAAGGCTCTTCCTTTGAATTTACCCGAGTTTGTTGAGGTAGATTTAACTCCTGTTAAAAAGGGAGATCAAATAACTTTGAAAGATATTGTGCTTTCTGATAATGTAAAACTTTCTGAGACAGATGAAAATTTGGTGGTTTTATTTGTAAAATAA
- the rsfS gene encoding ribosome silencing factor — protein MEDMLRVDDIKKLCKIISDFGGIDVLGINVSSVCNWADFFIIVSFSSFKHMEVLYTEKLITFFNERNLNCCLQGKGFLFDWTVISCGGLVIHLMSKNSREYYELEKIWDKGEVIYS, from the coding sequence ATGGAAGATATGTTAAGAGTCGATGATATTAAGAAGTTATGTAAAATTATATCTGATTTTGGTGGTATTGACGTTTTAGGTATTAATGTTAGTTCTGTTTGCAATTGGGCTGATTTTTTTATTATTGTTTCATTTTCATCATTTAAACATATGGAAGTTTTGTATACTGAAAAATTAATAACTTTTTTTAATGAGAGAAATTTAAATTGTTGTCTTCAAGGTAAAGGTTTCCTTTTTGATTGGACGGTTATTTCTTGTGGGGGTCTAGTTATACATTTAATGAGTAAAAATTCTAGAGAATATTATGAACTTGAAAAAATATGGGATAAGGGAGAAGTTATTTATTCTTAA
- the ftsH gene encoding ATP-dependent zinc metalloprotease FtsH — translation MNINNNNLNNNGKSNNKKKNKNWILGLVVVFLVLAIFMSYFMRGGENYKNVPYSTFQTYLDSGLIESVVIIDKSQIQFIVKNSNLGKSYFSTSIPYFDINLLAELKAKRVEVSSGKSQSSLIGVLLQTLPWILFFVFFFFIFRQTQGGSGKVFSFGKSNAQKYEAGKNKVTFKDVAGQEEAKQELGEVVEFLKYPKKFEKIGARIPKGVLLVGSPGTGKTLLAKAVAGEAGVNFFHMSGSDFVEMFVGVGASRVRDLFDNARKNAPCIIFIDELDAVGRSRGAGLGGGHDEREQTLNQLLVEMDGFGTYTNVIVMAATNRPDVLDSALLRPGRFDRQVAVTLPDIKEREAILNIHAQKTKLAKEIDLRVIARATPGVSGADLANLINEGALIAARNNQSEIFMHDLEEARDKILMGVAKKSMTITDRQKLETAYHEAGHALLHYYLEHADPLHKVTIIPRGRALGVAFSLPKEDRLSINKNQILDKIKICYGGYASEQINLGFTTAGVQNDLMQATNLAKKMVTEWGMGEDVGPIFLVDDEAPIFLPKEFSKSKAYSENTADRVDREVKRILEGCLKEASDILMKHKDQLIKLAEALIAKETLTDNEVRELLGFELIESDYELSLKQSKQEETIDR, via the coding sequence ATGAATATTAACAATAATAATTTGAATAATAATGGTAAATCTAATAATAAAAAGAAAAATAAGAATTGGATTTTGGGTCTTGTTGTTGTTTTCTTAGTTTTAGCAATATTCATGTCTTATTTTATGCGTGGTGGAGAGAATTATAAAAACGTTCCTTATAGTACATTTCAGACTTATTTAGATAGTGGTTTGATTGAATCAGTTGTGATTATTGATAAGAGTCAAATTCAGTTTATTGTCAAAAATTCTAATTTAGGAAAGTCTTATTTCTCTACTAGTATTCCTTATTTTGATATTAATTTACTTGCGGAGCTTAAAGCCAAGCGAGTAGAAGTGAGTTCTGGAAAGAGTCAATCGTCTTTAATTGGCGTTTTACTTCAAACTTTACCTTGGATATTATTTTTTGTTTTCTTTTTCTTTATTTTTCGTCAAACTCAAGGTGGGAGTGGAAAGGTTTTTTCATTTGGAAAAAGCAATGCTCAAAAATATGAAGCAGGAAAGAATAAAGTTACTTTTAAAGACGTTGCTGGGCAAGAAGAAGCAAAACAAGAACTTGGTGAAGTAGTTGAATTTCTTAAATACCCTAAAAAATTTGAAAAAATTGGTGCCAGAATTCCTAAAGGTGTTCTTTTGGTTGGATCGCCTGGAACAGGAAAGACTTTGCTTGCTAAGGCTGTTGCAGGGGAAGCAGGAGTAAATTTTTTCCATATGTCGGGTTCTGATTTTGTTGAGATGTTTGTAGGGGTTGGTGCAAGTCGTGTTAGAGATCTTTTTGATAATGCAAGAAAAAATGCTCCTTGTATAATTTTTATTGATGAGCTTGATGCTGTTGGGAGAAGTCGTGGAGCTGGACTTGGTGGTGGTCATGATGAGAGAGAACAGACTCTTAATCAGTTATTAGTTGAGATGGATGGTTTTGGGACATATACTAATGTAATAGTGATGGCAGCTACAAATAGACCTGATGTTCTTGATTCTGCTTTGTTGAGACCAGGTAGATTTGATAGGCAAGTAGCAGTTACTTTGCCTGATATTAAGGAGAGAGAAGCAATATTAAATATACATGCTCAGAAGACTAAGCTTGCAAAAGAAATCGACTTAAGAGTGATAGCAAGAGCTACCCCTGGTGTTAGTGGTGCTGATCTTGCAAATTTAATTAATGAAGGTGCTTTGATTGCTGCTAGAAATAATCAATCTGAAATTTTTATGCATGATTTGGAAGAAGCTCGGGATAAAATACTTATGGGAGTTGCTAAAAAATCTATGACTATTACTGATAGGCAAAAGCTTGAAACAGCTTATCATGAAGCTGGGCATGCTTTGCTTCATTATTATCTTGAACATGCTGATCCTTTACATAAAGTTACTATTATTCCTAGGGGTAGAGCTCTTGGTGTTGCCTTTTCTCTTCCTAAAGAAGATAGACTTTCAATAAATAAGAATCAAATTCTTGATAAAATTAAAATATGTTATGGTGGTTATGCTAGTGAACAGATTAATTTAGGTTTTACTACAGCTGGTGTTCAGAATGATTTAATGCAAGCTACTAATTTGGCAAAGAAAATGGTTACAGAATGGGGTATGGGAGAGGATGTAGGTCCTATATTTTTGGTAGATGATGAAGCTCCAATTTTTCTTCCAAAAGAATTTTCTAAATCAAAAGCATATTCTGAAAATACTGCTGATAGAGTAGATAGGGAAGTTAAGAGAATTCTTGAAGGATGTTTAAAAGAAGCATCAGATATTTTAATGAAGCATAAGGATCAGTTAATAAAACTTGCGGAGGCCTTGATTGCAAAAGAAACTTTAACAGATAATGAGGTGAGGGAACTTTTAGGTTTTGAATTAATTGAGAGTGATTATGAACTAAGTTTAAAGCAATCTAAGCAAGAAGAGACAATTGATAGATAA
- the pth gene encoding aminoacyl-tRNA hydrolase, with the protein MNLLIVGLGNPGSNFLHTRHNVGFGFIDKLVMKNALSLRKSKNYEYSDFNVDSRRIVLIKPLTYMNLSGNIFPFVFSKFYMKINNLLVVVDNVDLPLGKCRLRKVGGASTHNGLRSISESLGSTKYSRLYIGVGNNTAFGLKDFVLSKFNDSELVRVKNVFNFLSEEILGIDEFSFERKIATINSSSF; encoded by the coding sequence ATGAATTTATTAATAGTTGGCCTAGGTAATCCTGGGTCTAATTTTTTGCATACTAGACATAATGTTGGTTTTGGATTTATAGATAAGTTAGTTATGAAAAATGCTCTTTCGTTAAGAAAATCCAAAAACTATGAATATTCAGATTTTAATGTTGATTCTAGGCGAATCGTTTTAATTAAACCTTTAACTTATATGAATTTGAGTGGTAATATTTTTCCTTTTGTTTTTTCTAAATTTTATATGAAAATAAATAATTTATTAGTTGTAGTTGATAATGTTGATTTACCTTTGGGAAAGTGTAGACTTAGAAAGGTAGGGGGTGCTTCTACTCATAATGGGCTTCGTTCTATTTCTGAGAGTCTTGGAAGTACTAAGTATAGTAGGCTCTACATTGGGGTTGGAAATAATACTGCTTTTGGTCTTAAAGATTTTGTTCTTTCAAAATTTAATGATAGTGAACTTGTTCGTGTTAAAAATGTATTTAATTTTTTAAGTGAAGAAATATTGGGTATAGATGAGTTTAGTTTTGAACGTAAAATTGCAACTATTAATTCTAGTAGTTTTTGA
- the tilS gene encoding tRNA lysidine(34) synthetase TilS — translation MVWDNIITRIEDFYKKNLLIKGKVIVAFSGGPDSTVLLLNLKEYLNNNIVALYFAHYIRSEIEQNLEIEHVKKFCDLHDIVCQIKRCDVDIKIKAKQSGISIEELARKYRYNALLEALNENNASYVALAHNKNDQFETLIMRFFQGSFLDGFVGIPVINNFIIRPLLEVSREEIERFLSINNIVYSIDSTNHEDLYLRNKVRNNLVPVIKKIFKGYEKGLRRIADFSKELTNYFDREDFLPFVKGNYYYSFDAMVFFNLPKYLVFRSVFKILNLEKIVSNLSYGSLGEIFRVSLNNKRSSILLKNDDFFLEKRRDKVNLIFRKSEEMRRPFDFFLRVNEYHSLSLGKILLECLECEDDSILTLRCCSYEFRHKFFKRKLQSKKFFSKFVRYNPLYLMLLVLNDKIIGIIDLNTLNLMWSDKNILKKISISLFGGFLKE, via the coding sequence ATGGTTTGGGATAATATAATAACAAGAATAGAAGATTTTTATAAAAAAAATTTATTAATTAAAGGGAAAGTAATTGTTGCCTTTTCTGGGGGTCCAGATTCTACTGTTTTGTTATTAAATTTAAAGGAATATTTAAATAATAATATTGTTGCTCTTTATTTTGCGCATTATATAAGATCAGAGATTGAACAAAATTTAGAAATAGAACATGTTAAGAAATTTTGTGATTTGCATGATATTGTTTGTCAGATAAAGAGGTGTGATGTTGATATAAAAATAAAAGCGAAGCAATCGGGTATTTCTATTGAAGAATTGGCTAGAAAATATCGATATAATGCTTTATTAGAAGCTCTTAATGAAAATAATGCTAGTTATGTTGCTCTTGCTCATAATAAAAATGATCAATTTGAGACTTTAATAATGAGATTTTTTCAAGGTTCATTTTTGGATGGCTTTGTTGGTATTCCAGTTATTAATAATTTCATTATTAGGCCTTTGCTTGAGGTGTCAAGAGAAGAGATTGAAAGATTTTTGTCTATTAATAATATTGTTTATTCTATTGATAGTACTAATCATGAAGATTTGTATTTAAGAAATAAAGTTAGAAATAATCTTGTTCCTGTTATTAAAAAAATTTTTAAAGGATATGAAAAAGGGTTAAGGAGAATAGCTGATTTTTCAAAGGAACTTACAAACTATTTTGATAGAGAAGATTTTCTTCCCTTTGTTAAAGGTAATTATTATTATTCTTTTGATGCTATGGTTTTTTTTAATTTGCCAAAATATTTGGTTTTTAGAAGTGTTTTTAAAATTTTAAATTTAGAAAAAATTGTGTCAAATTTGTCATATGGATCTTTAGGTGAGATTTTTAGGGTAAGTCTTAATAATAAAAGGAGTAGTATTTTACTTAAGAATGATGATTTTTTTTTGGAGAAACGTAGAGATAAGGTTAATCTTATTTTTAGGAAGTCTGAGGAAATGCGTAGACCTTTTGATTTTTTCTTAAGAGTTAATGAATATCATAGTTTATCTTTAGGTAAGATTTTGTTAGAATGTTTGGAGTGTGAAGATGATTCTATACTAACATTGAGATGTTGTTCTTATGAGTTTAGGCATAAATTTTTTAAAAGAAAGTTGCAATCAAAGAAGTTCTTTTCTAAGTTTGTAAGATATAATCCACTTTATTTAATGTTGTTAGTATTAAATGATAAGATAATTGGAATTATTGATTTAAATACTTTAAACTTAATGTGGAGTGATAAGAATATTCTTAAAAAAATTAGTATATCTTTATTCGGAGGATTTTTAAAGGAATGA